A portion of the Achromobacter sp. MFA1 R4 genome contains these proteins:
- a CDS encoding YbhB/YbcL family Raf kinase inhibitor-like protein, with the protein MELSSLSFSDHESIPERYAFGRIDAQSHVALADNFNPQFSWDNVPEGTQSFALLCHDPDVPSRPDDVNQEGREVPADLPRVDFFHWVLVDLPADLREIDEGAFSNGITPRGKGGPLAPMDARQGINSYSSWFANDHDMSGEYFGYDGPCPPWNDALVHRYIFTLYALDVPSLNLQGSFTGEDALRAIQKHVLAQASLTGTYTLNPRLAPKQIGATSA; encoded by the coding sequence ATGGAACTTTCGAGTTTGTCATTTTCCGATCACGAGTCGATTCCCGAGCGCTATGCATTCGGCAGGATCGATGCGCAATCGCACGTCGCGCTGGCAGACAACTTCAATCCGCAGTTTTCCTGGGACAACGTTCCGGAAGGCACGCAGTCGTTTGCCTTGCTCTGCCATGATCCCGACGTGCCTTCGCGCCCCGACGACGTCAACCAGGAAGGCCGCGAAGTGCCTGCCGACCTGCCCCGCGTCGATTTCTTCCACTGGGTGCTGGTGGACCTGCCCGCCGACCTGCGCGAGATCGACGAAGGCGCGTTCTCCAACGGCATCACCCCGCGCGGCAAGGGCGGCCCCCTGGCGCCCATGGACGCGCGGCAGGGCATCAACTCCTATTCATCATGGTTCGCCAACGACCACGACATGAGCGGCGAGTATTTCGGCTATGACGGCCCATGCCCGCCCTGGAACGACGCCCTGGTCCATCGCTACATCTTCACGCTGTATGCGCTGGACGTGCCCAGCCTGAATCTGCAGGGTTCCTTCACCGGCGAAGACGCGCTGCGCGCCATCCAGAAGCACGTGCTGGCGCAGGCGTCGCTGACGGGCACCTATACGCTCAATCCCCGGCTGGCGCCCAAGCAAATCGGGGCCACGTCGGCCTGA
- the ribD gene encoding bifunctional diaminohydroxyphosphoribosylaminopyrimidine deaminase/5-amino-6-(5-phosphoribosylamino)uracil reductase RibD has translation MDISPDTDDLYWMRRALALAQTVMATTAPNPRVGCVIVRDGRVLGEGATQPPGGPHAEICALRDAQARGESVAGSTLYVTLEPCSHFGRTPPCVDAVLAARPARVVVAMGDPNPLVNGQGLARLRDAGIGVTTGICREEALAVNAGFISRMSRGLPWVWMKMAASLDGRSALHNGMSQWITGPEARADGHRWRARSCVVLTGMGTVLKDDPRLNVRDLDTPRQPRKAVVDGRFEIPETARLFDGGPVIVFTAREDAAKAARLADRNARVVCLPGVEPGRVDLPAMMRWMAQEQFNEVHVEAGAGLSGALVSAGCVDELLLYLAPVLLGDAAGMVRLPMLEHLDAARRYEFTDIARVGADLCVRARVAGTWRQLMDSVALPALS, from the coding sequence ATGGACATTTCCCCCGACACCGACGACCTCTACTGGATGCGGCGCGCCCTGGCGCTGGCGCAGACCGTCATGGCCACCACGGCCCCCAACCCCCGGGTCGGCTGCGTCATCGTGCGTGACGGCCGCGTGCTTGGTGAAGGCGCGACCCAGCCGCCGGGCGGTCCGCACGCCGAAATCTGCGCGCTGCGCGACGCGCAGGCGCGCGGCGAATCGGTTGCCGGTTCCACGCTGTACGTCACCCTGGAGCCCTGCAGCCATTTCGGCCGCACCCCGCCCTGCGTGGACGCGGTGCTGGCGGCGCGGCCGGCGCGCGTGGTGGTCGCCATGGGAGACCCGAATCCGCTGGTCAACGGACAGGGTCTGGCGCGCCTGCGCGACGCCGGAATCGGGGTGACGACGGGAATCTGCCGCGAAGAGGCGCTTGCCGTGAATGCCGGATTCATCTCACGCATGAGCCGCGGGCTGCCTTGGGTGTGGATGAAGATGGCCGCGTCGCTGGACGGCCGCAGCGCGCTGCATAACGGCATGTCGCAATGGATCACCGGCCCCGAGGCCCGGGCCGACGGCCACCGCTGGCGGGCGCGCAGTTGCGTCGTCCTGACCGGCATGGGCACCGTCCTGAAGGACGATCCCCGGCTGAACGTGCGCGACCTCGATACGCCGCGGCAGCCGCGCAAGGCCGTGGTGGACGGCCGTTTCGAGATCCCCGAGACCGCCCGGCTGTTCGATGGCGGGCCCGTCATCGTGTTCACCGCCCGCGAGGATGCCGCAAAGGCCGCGCGCCTGGCGGACAGGAACGCGCGGGTGGTCTGCCTGCCGGGCGTGGAGCCTGGCCGGGTCGACCTGCCCGCGATGATGCGCTGGATGGCCCAGGAACAGTTCAACGAGGTGCACGTCGAGGCCGGTGCGGGCCTGAGCGGCGCGCTGGTGTCCGCCGGGTGCGTGGACGAACTGCTGTTGTACCTGGCGCCGGTGCTGCTGGGCGACGCGGCGGGCATGGTGCGCCTGCCGATGCTCGAACACCTGGACGCCGCGCGACGCTACGAATTTACCGATATCGCGCGCGTGGGCGCTGATTTGTGCGTGCGCGCGCGCGTGGCCGGCACGTGGCGCCAGTTGATGGATAGCGTCGCGCTGCCTGCGCTGTCTTAG
- a CDS encoding cysteine hydrolase family protein has product MKQALIVIDVQESFRHRPFWDASEYPAFVSQIQSLIDGAAAQDMPVLQVFHISPSDDPANPFSLASGHVRTLQELRISPSAVFHKTVHSALYAKDEAGASLHDWLVKHGIEGVIVAGIRTEQCCETTSRHASDAGFKVTFPTDATLTFAMQSPSGRHYTPAEIRDRTELVLQGRFARIVRAADALAA; this is encoded by the coding sequence ATGAAACAGGCATTGATCGTCATCGACGTACAGGAATCCTTCCGTCACCGTCCGTTTTGGGACGCATCCGAGTATCCGGCCTTTGTTTCGCAAATCCAGTCCCTGATCGATGGGGCTGCCGCGCAGGATATGCCGGTGCTGCAGGTGTTCCATATCAGCCCGTCCGACGATCCCGCCAATCCGTTTTCCCTGGCGTCCGGCCACGTCAGGACGCTTCAGGAATTGCGGATTTCGCCCTCGGCCGTGTTCCACAAAACGGTCCATTCCGCGCTGTACGCCAAGGACGAAGCCGGCGCCTCGCTGCACGACTGGCTGGTCAAGCACGGGATCGAAGGCGTCATCGTGGCTGGCATCCGCACCGAACAGTGCTGCGAAACCACCTCGCGCCATGCCAGCGACGCCGGTTTCAAGGTGACGTTCCCCACCGACGCCACGCTGACCTTCGCCATGCAAAGCCCGTCCGGCAGGCACTACACGCCGGCCGAGATCCGCGACCGGACCGAGTTGGTCCTGCAAGGCCGCTTCGCCCGCATCGTGCGCGCCGCCGACGCGCTGGCGGCATAG
- the tyrS gene encoding tyrosine--tRNA ligase produces MSPTEAPITPEVEADLRTAKRGCDELLVESEFARKLAKSRATGVPLRIKLGLDPTAPDIHLGHTVVLNKMRQLQDLGHNVIFLIGDFTSTIGDPSGRNSTRPPLTREQIEENAKTYYAQASLVLDPARTEIRYNSEWCDPLGARGLIQLASRYTVARMMEREDFTKRFKGGIPISVHEFLYPLMQGYDSVALKSDLELGGTDQKFNLLVGRELQKEYGQEPQCILTMPLLVGTDGVEKMSKSKGNYIGISESPDSMFGKLMSISDTLMWRYFELLSFRSLEDIAALKQEIDGGRNPRDAKVMLAQEIIARFHSAKAADDALASFEARFRDGAIPEDIPEVNLGGAPVGILKLLREAGLVASGSEAQRNVEQGGVRVNGDRVEDKSLQLPAGTYVVQVGKRKFARVKLNP; encoded by the coding sequence ATGTCACCCACCGAAGCCCCCATCACTCCTGAAGTCGAAGCCGATCTGCGTACAGCCAAGCGCGGCTGCGATGAACTGCTGGTCGAGTCCGAGTTTGCGCGCAAGCTGGCCAAGAGCCGCGCCACGGGCGTGCCCCTGCGCATCAAGCTCGGGCTGGACCCCACCGCGCCGGACATCCACCTGGGACACACGGTGGTGCTGAACAAGATGCGCCAGCTCCAGGACCTGGGGCACAACGTCATCTTCCTGATCGGCGATTTCACCTCCACCATCGGCGACCCCAGTGGCCGCAACAGCACGCGCCCGCCGCTCACGCGCGAGCAGATCGAAGAAAACGCCAAGACCTATTACGCGCAGGCCAGCCTGGTGCTGGATCCGGCCCGCACCGAGATCCGTTACAACTCCGAGTGGTGCGATCCCCTGGGCGCTCGCGGGCTGATCCAGCTCGCCTCCCGCTACACGGTGGCCCGCATGATGGAGCGCGAGGACTTCACCAAGCGGTTCAAGGGCGGCATCCCCATTTCGGTGCATGAATTCCTGTATCCGCTGATGCAGGGCTATGACTCGGTCGCGCTGAAGTCCGATCTGGAGCTGGGGGGCACCGATCAGAAGTTCAACCTGTTGGTGGGCCGGGAACTGCAAAAAGAATATGGACAGGAGCCGCAGTGCATCCTGACGATGCCGCTGCTCGTCGGCACGGACGGCGTAGAGAAAATGTCCAAGTCCAAGGGCAACTACATCGGCATTTCGGAGTCGCCTGATTCCATGTTCGGCAAGCTCATGTCGATTTCCGACACGCTGATGTGGCGTTACTTCGAACTGTTGTCCTTCCGCTCGCTGGAGGACATCGCCGCGCTCAAGCAGGAAATCGACGGCGGCCGCAATCCGCGCGATGCGAAGGTCATGCTGGCGCAGGAGATCATTGCGCGCTTTCATTCCGCCAAGGCGGCGGACGATGCGCTGGCCTCGTTCGAGGCGCGTTTCCGGGATGGCGCCATCCCCGAGGACATCCCCGAAGTCAACCTCGGCGGCGCGCCGGTGGGCATCCTCAAACTGCTGCGCGAGGCCGGCCTTGTCGCGTCCGGCTCGGAGGCCCAGCGCAACGTGGAGCAGGGCGGGGTCCGCGTCAATGGCGATCGCGTGGAAGACAAATCGTTGCAATTGCCGGCCGGGACTTACGTCGTTCAGGTGGGCAAGCGCAAGTTCGCGCGTGTTAAGTTGAACCCGTAA
- a CDS encoding peptidoglycan DD-metalloendopeptidase family protein, producing MNRGLHELASGLKRKVAAVFAPVEPKPHRSGLFRRTLLVTAIGLFAGAAALGMVQQPDRTELPPSRVIQSILPLTAEQVEVSSPSAAPYISETRIRPGDTLSAVLQRLELDAPNLQSFLTHDASARSIYKLYPGRSVQAATDEQGNLIWLRYIHTPGNESDGQVVTRMLHVAPAGDSYKAEEITESTDRQTRVAVGTIKSSLFGATDSAGIPDSVTMQMADILSAKIDFLRDLRQGDQFRVVYEVRSHDGRYAGAGRVLALEFINGGKTYNAVWFSPDDKTGSYYDFDGTSLRGAFLRTALKFSRISSTFGMRMHPIHKTWTGHKGVDYAAPSGTPIHSTADGTVEFSGWQNGYGNVVIIKHHGKYSTLYAHQSRIAQGITKGAKVSQGQLLGYVGSTGWATGPHLHYEFRVDNQPIDPLSVDLPVARALEPAEVRAFNDAVSPYKQQILLLTQFQQTLPDALTNVASR from the coding sequence ATGAATCGTGGCCTCCACGAACTGGCGAGTGGCCTCAAGCGCAAAGTCGCTGCCGTATTTGCGCCCGTCGAGCCCAAGCCCCATCGCTCGGGACTTTTCCGCCGCACTCTTCTCGTCACCGCAATTGGTCTTTTCGCTGGCGCCGCCGCTCTCGGCATGGTGCAGCAACCCGACCGCACCGAACTCCCCCCCTCGCGCGTCATCCAGAGCATTCTGCCGCTGACCGCCGAGCAAGTCGAAGTCAGCAGCCCCAGCGCCGCCCCCTACATCAGCGAAACCCGCATCCGTCCGGGCGACACGCTGTCGGCCGTGCTGCAGCGCCTGGAGCTGGACGCGCCCAATCTGCAGTCCTTCCTGACGCACGACGCCAGCGCCCGCAGCATCTACAAGCTGTATCCGGGCCGCTCGGTGCAGGCTGCCACGGACGAACAGGGCAACCTGATCTGGCTGCGCTACATCCACACGCCCGGCAATGAATCCGACGGGCAGGTCGTGACGCGCATGCTGCACGTCGCGCCGGCCGGCGACAGCTACAAGGCCGAGGAAATCACGGAAAGCACCGACCGCCAGACCCGCGTGGCCGTCGGCACCATCAAGTCCTCGCTCTTCGGCGCCACGGACTCGGCCGGCATCCCGGACTCGGTCACCATGCAGATGGCCGACATCCTGAGCGCCAAGATCGACTTCCTGCGCGACCTGCGCCAGGGCGACCAGTTCCGCGTCGTCTATGAAGTGCGTTCCCATGACGGCCGCTACGCCGGCGCGGGCCGCGTGCTGGCCCTGGAGTTCATCAACGGCGGCAAGACCTACAACGCCGTCTGGTTCAGCCCCGACGACAAGACCGGTTCCTACTACGACTTCGACGGCACCAGCCTGCGTGGCGCGTTCCTGCGCACCGCCCTGAAGTTCAGCCGGATCAGCTCGACTTTCGGCATGCGCATGCATCCCATCCACAAGACCTGGACGGGACACAAGGGCGTGGATTACGCCGCCCCCTCCGGCACGCCGATCCACTCCACCGCCGACGGCACGGTCGAATTCTCGGGCTGGCAGAACGGCTACGGCAACGTGGTCATCATCAAGCACCACGGCAAGTATTCGACGCTGTACGCGCACCAGAGCCGCATCGCCCAGGGCATCACCAAGGGCGCGAAGGTCTCGCAGGGTCAGTTGCTGGGTTATGTCGGATCCACCGGCTGGGCCACGGGCCCGCACCTGCACTACGAATTCCGCGTGGACAATCAGCCCATCGATCCGCTGTCCGTGGACCTGCCGGTGGCCCGCGCCCTCGAACCCGCGGAAGTCCGCGCGTTCAACGACGCGGTGTCGCCGTACAAGCAGCAGATCCTGTTGCTGACGCAGTTCCAGCAGACGCTGCCCGACGCATTGACCAACGTGGCCAGCCGCTAA
- a CDS encoding GlxA family transcriptional regulator translates to MIPVHFVVPRGIVLLDLAGPAEAFRVANKLCPGTFEQHFCGPSRDIESGIPGLHLAHVQALPARLPRNALVILSGVVGKHTRLDDDDARAIVDWLAVRHPADGFTLMTVCAGALFAAAAGLTRQRECTTHHTCLAQLAAIDPTARVLDNRIFVEDGNLVSSAGITAGIDLALHMVARHCGPRVASEAARDMVVYQRRAGSDSALSPWLDHRSHMHPGVHRVQDAVIRDPAAPWSARTLADQAHTSPRHLTRLFREHAGCTPMDYLYQIRVALARDLLRDTRLDLERVAEKSGFGSAQHMRRVWRKFQPLTPGSMRGAALQ, encoded by the coding sequence ATGATCCCGGTGCATTTCGTGGTGCCGCGCGGCATCGTCCTGCTGGACCTGGCCGGGCCGGCCGAGGCGTTCCGCGTCGCCAACAAGCTGTGTCCGGGCACGTTCGAACAGCATTTCTGCGGACCCTCGCGCGACATCGAGAGCGGCATTCCGGGCCTGCACCTGGCGCACGTTCAGGCCCTGCCCGCCCGCCTGCCCCGCAACGCGCTGGTGATTCTTTCCGGCGTGGTGGGCAAGCACACGCGGCTGGACGACGACGACGCACGCGCCATCGTGGACTGGCTGGCCGTGCGCCACCCCGCGGACGGGTTCACCCTGATGACGGTCTGCGCGGGCGCGCTGTTCGCCGCGGCCGCCGGCCTGACGCGGCAGCGCGAATGCACCACGCACCACACCTGCCTGGCACAGCTGGCCGCCATCGACCCGACCGCGCGCGTGCTGGACAACCGCATCTTCGTCGAGGACGGCAACCTGGTCAGCAGCGCGGGCATCACGGCCGGCATCGACCTGGCGCTGCACATGGTGGCCCGCCATTGCGGCCCGCGCGTCGCCAGCGAGGCGGCGCGCGACATGGTCGTCTACCAGCGTCGCGCCGGTTCCGATTCGGCGCTGTCGCCCTGGCTGGACCATCGCAGCCATATGCATCCCGGCGTCCACCGGGTCCAGGACGCGGTCATCCGCGACCCCGCCGCGCCGTGGTCGGCCCGGACCCTGGCGGACCAGGCGCACACCAGCCCCCGCCACCTGACCCGCCTGTTCCGCGAGCACGCGGGCTGCACGCCCATGGACTACCTGTATCAGATCCGAGTCGCGCTGGCGCGCGACCTGCTGCGCGACACCCGGCTGGACCTGGAGCGCGTGGCGGAGAAATCGGGATTCGGCTCGGCGCAGCACATGCGCCGCGTGTGGCGCAAATTCCAGCCGCTGACGCCCGGCTCGATGCGCGGGGCGGCGCTGCAATAA
- a CDS encoding PrkA family serine protein kinase: protein MVEGFKSQYAREQESELSLEEYLNLAKRDPMAYASPAERMLAAIGEPEIVDTRNDPRLSRLFSNRTIRRYPAFQEFYGMEDVIGQIVAFFKHAAQGLEERKQILYLLGPVGGGKSSIAERLKALMEKFPIYALKGSPVNESPLGLFHPERFGDMLEKEYGIPRRYLTGIMSPWAVKRLKEFDGDISKFRVVRLNPSVLRQIAIAKTEPGDENNQDISSLVGKVDIRKLDRHSQDDPDAYSYSGGLCLANQGLLEFVEMFKAPIKMLHPLLTATQEGNFKGTEGFSAIPFNGTILAHSNESEWQTFRNNKHNEAFLDRIYIVKVPYCLQVSEEVRIYEKLLHHSSLSEAPCAPGTLDMMAQFSVLTRLKEPENSSIYSKLRVYDGESLKDVDPKAKALQEYKDYAGTDEGMTGVSTRFAYKILSSVFNYDQTEVAANPVHLMYVLEQRIGREDYPDEIRRRYLEFIKGFLAPRYAEFIGKEIQTAYLESYSEYGQNIFDRYVTFADCWIQDEEFRDPETGESFDRSALNDELEKIEKPAGIANPKDFRNEIVNFVLRARANNNGRNPNWTSYEKLREVIEKKMFSNTEDLLPVISFNAKASAEDKSKHQSFVDRMVEKGYTEKQVRLLCEWYLRVRKSS from the coding sequence ATCGTCGAAGGCTTCAAGTCGCAGTATGCAAGAGAGCAGGAATCAGAGCTCTCGCTCGAAGAGTATCTGAACCTCGCCAAGCGCGATCCCATGGCCTACGCCAGCCCCGCTGAGCGCATGCTGGCCGCGATCGGCGAACCTGAGATCGTGGATACGCGCAACGACCCACGTCTTTCCCGTTTGTTTTCCAACCGGACCATCCGGCGCTATCCCGCGTTCCAGGAGTTCTACGGCATGGAGGACGTGATCGGACAGATCGTCGCGTTCTTCAAGCACGCCGCTCAGGGGCTGGAAGAACGCAAGCAGATCCTGTATCTGCTCGGACCGGTCGGGGGCGGCAAGTCCTCCATTGCGGAGCGGCTCAAGGCGCTGATGGAGAAGTTTCCGATCTATGCCTTGAAAGGATCGCCGGTGAACGAATCGCCGCTCGGGCTGTTCCATCCCGAACGGTTCGGCGACATGCTCGAAAAGGAATACGGCATTCCTCGGCGCTACCTGACCGGCATCATGTCGCCGTGGGCCGTCAAGCGGCTCAAGGAATTCGACGGCGACATCTCCAAGTTCCGCGTCGTGCGCCTGAATCCTTCCGTGCTGCGCCAGATCGCCATCGCCAAGACGGAACCGGGCGACGAGAACAACCAGGACATCTCCTCGCTGGTCGGCAAGGTCGACATCCGCAAGCTCGACCGCCATTCGCAGGACGACCCGGACGCCTACAGCTATTCCGGCGGCCTGTGCCTGGCCAACCAGGGCCTGCTCGAGTTCGTGGAAATGTTCAAGGCCCCGATCAAGATGCTGCATCCGCTGCTGACGGCCACCCAGGAAGGCAACTTCAAGGGCACGGAAGGCTTCTCGGCCATCCCGTTCAACGGCACGATCCTGGCCCACTCCAACGAGTCGGAATGGCAGACCTTCCGCAACAACAAGCACAACGAAGCGTTCCTTGACCGTATCTATATCGTCAAGGTGCCTTACTGCCTGCAGGTGTCCGAAGAGGTCCGCATCTACGAGAAGCTGCTGCATCACAGCTCGCTGTCCGAAGCGCCGTGCGCGCCCGGAACGCTGGACATGATGGCGCAGTTCTCGGTGCTGACGCGCCTGAAGGAACCCGAGAATTCCAGCATCTACTCCAAGCTGCGGGTCTACGACGGCGAAAGCCTGAAGGACGTCGACCCCAAGGCCAAGGCGCTGCAGGAATACAAGGATTACGCCGGCACCGATGAAGGCATGACCGGGGTCTCGACGCGCTTCGCGTACAAGATCCTGTCCAGCGTCTTCAACTACGACCAGACGGAAGTGGCCGCCAACCCCGTGCACCTGATGTACGTGCTGGAGCAACGGATCGGCCGCGAAGACTATCCCGACGAAATCCGCCGGCGCTACCTGGAGTTCATCAAGGGCTTCCTTGCGCCGCGCTACGCGGAATTCATCGGCAAGGAAATCCAGACGGCCTACCTGGAGTCCTACTCCGAATACGGCCAGAACATCTTCGACCGCTACGTGACGTTTGCCGACTGCTGGATCCAGGACGAGGAATTCCGCGATCCCGAAACCGGCGAAAGCTTCGACCGCAGCGCGCTGAACGACGAGCTGGAAAAGATCGAGAAGCCGGCGGGCATCGCCAACCCCAAGGACTTCCGCAACGAGATCGTGAACTTCGTGTTGCGGGCGCGCGCCAACAACAACGGGCGCAATCCCAACTGGACCAGCTATGAAAAGCTGCGCGAAGTGATCGAGAAGAAGATGTTCTCGAACACGGAAGACCTGCTGCCGGTGATTTCGTTCAACGCCAAGGCCTCGGCCGAGGACAAGTCGAAACACCAGAGCTTCGTCGACCGGATGGTGGAGAAGGGCTACACGGAAAAGCAGGTCAGGCTGCTGTGCGAGTGGTATCTCCGTGTGAGGAAGTCATCCTGA
- the nrdR gene encoding transcriptional regulator NrdR has protein sequence MRCPFCGHAETQVVDSRVSEEGDAIRRRRRCLSCDKRFTTYERVELAMPSIVKRNGSRSEYDPVKLRASLSLALRKRPVSTEDVDAAVARIEEQLLASGQREVPSEHIGELVMNELRKLDKVAYVRFASVYKSFEDIGEFVEAIREMQGPLLPGKLRKE, from the coding sequence ATGCGGTGTCCATTTTGTGGCCATGCCGAAACGCAGGTCGTCGACAGCCGGGTCTCGGAAGAGGGCGACGCCATCCGCCGCCGTCGCCGCTGCCTGTCCTGTGACAAGCGGTTCACCACCTACGAGCGGGTGGAGCTTGCCATGCCTTCGATCGTCAAGCGCAACGGCAGCCGCAGCGAATACGATCCCGTGAAGCTGCGCGCCAGCCTGAGCCTCGCGCTGCGCAAGCGCCCGGTCAGCACCGAGGACGTGGATGCGGCCGTCGCGCGGATCGAAGAGCAACTGCTTGCCAGCGGCCAGCGCGAAGTCCCGTCCGAGCATATCGGCGAGCTCGTCATGAACGAATTGCGCAAGCTCGACAAGGTCGCCTACGTGCGGTTTGCCTCGGTCTACAAAAGCTTCGAAGACATCGGCGAATTCGTCGAGGCCATCCGCGAGATGCAGGGCCCGCTGCTGCCGGGCAAGCTGCGCAAGGAATAG
- the glyA gene encoding serine hydroxymethyltransferase, giving the protein MFDRNLTLSKADPDVWAAIQKEDQRQEQHIELIASENYASPAVMEAQGTQLTNKYAEGYPGKRYYGGCEYVDVVEQLAIDRLKQIFGAEAANVQPNSGSQANQGVYMAVLKPGDTVLGMSLAEGGHLTHGASVNASGKLYNFISYGLDENEVLNYDQVEQLAKEHKPKLIVAGASAYALHIDFERMARIARENGALFMVDIAHYAGLVAGGAYPNPVPHADFVTSTTHKSLRGPRGGVIMMKAEHEKIINSAIFPGIQGGPLMHVIAGKAVAFKEALEPEFKDYAQQVVKNAKVLADTLVKRGLRIVSGRTESHVMLVDLRSKGITGKEAEAVLGQAHITVNKNAIPNDPEKPFVTSGIRLGTPAMTTRGFTEADAELTANLIADVLDNPRDEANIAAVRAKVNELTSRLPVYGKK; this is encoded by the coding sequence ATGTTTGACCGCAACCTCACCTTGTCCAAGGCTGACCCGGACGTTTGGGCCGCCATCCAGAAGGAAGACCAGCGCCAGGAACAGCACATCGAGCTGATCGCTTCGGAGAACTACGCCAGCCCGGCCGTCATGGAAGCCCAGGGCACGCAGCTCACGAACAAGTACGCCGAAGGCTACCCGGGCAAGCGCTACTACGGGGGTTGCGAATACGTGGACGTGGTCGAACAGTTGGCCATCGACCGCCTGAAGCAGATCTTCGGCGCCGAAGCCGCCAACGTGCAGCCCAACTCGGGTTCGCAGGCGAACCAGGGTGTGTACATGGCCGTCCTCAAGCCGGGCGACACCGTGCTGGGCATGAGCCTGGCCGAAGGCGGTCACCTGACGCACGGCGCGTCGGTCAACGCTTCGGGCAAGCTGTACAACTTCATCTCGTACGGCCTGGACGAAAACGAAGTCCTGAACTACGACCAGGTCGAGCAGCTGGCCAAGGAACACAAGCCCAAGCTGATCGTGGCGGGCGCGTCGGCCTATGCCCTGCACATCGACTTCGAGCGCATGGCGCGCATCGCCCGTGAAAACGGCGCGCTGTTCATGGTCGACATCGCCCACTACGCGGGCTTGGTCGCCGGCGGCGCCTACCCCAACCCGGTTCCGCACGCCGATTTCGTCACCTCGACCACGCACAAGTCGCTGCGCGGCCCGCGCGGCGGCGTCATCATGATGAAGGCCGAACACGAGAAGATCATCAATTCGGCGATCTTCCCCGGCATCCAGGGCGGTCCGCTGATGCACGTCATCGCCGGCAAGGCCGTGGCGTTCAAGGAAGCGCTGGAACCCGAGTTCAAGGACTACGCGCAGCAAGTCGTCAAGAACGCCAAGGTGCTGGCCGACACGCTGGTCAAGCGCGGCCTGCGCATCGTCTCCGGCCGTACCGAAAGCCACGTCATGCTGGTGGACCTGCGTTCCAAGGGCATCACGGGCAAGGAAGCGGAAGCCGTGCTGGGCCAGGCCCACATCACGGTCAACAAGAACGCCATCCCGAACGATCCGGAAAAGCCCTTCGTGACCAGCGGCATCCGCCTGGGCACGCCGGCCATGACCACCCGCGGCTTCACCGAAGCCGATGCCGAGCTGACCGCCAACCTGATCGCCGACGTGCTGGACAACCCGCGCGACGAGGCCAACATCGCTGCCGTGCGCGCCAAGGTCAATGAACTGACCTCGCGCCTGCCGGTGTACGGCAAGAAGTAA